One Stenotrophomonas maltophilia R551-3 genomic window, GGAATGAATACCGTGCACATCGTGGACACGGTGCGCTCACTGCCGCCAACAGCATAGGTGGAGACACTGCAGGAGCGGCGTATGCCGCCCCCGGTAGTGCGGCGCATGCGCCCGGTAGTGCCGGCCGCTGGCCGGCAACCCCCTTCCCTCCCGAGGAGACCTGCATGGCCACCACCAAGAAGACCCTGACCCGCCGCAAAGCCTCGCCCAAGGTGCGCAAAGGCAGCACCGCGACGAAGACTGCTGCCGACCCCGATCGCCCGCGCGTGGTGAAGACCGCAACCCGCAAGGCTGCCGCCAGCGATCCACGGGCGTCGCGCGTCGCGGCCCGACAGCGACGCCTGCAGGACCAGGAAAAGGCCAAGGACGTGCGCGCGGAAAAGAAGGCAACAAAGAAGACCGCGACCCAGGCAGGCGCACGCCGTCAGCCGGAGGCGATGCCGGCGCAGCAGCTGGCCAAGCCAGGGCATGAACACGAACTGGAGCTGGCGCCGCGTTTCCTTGCACCGGACTACACCGGCAGCGGCAAGCTGCGGGGCATGCGCGCGATCGTCACTGGTGGCGATTCCGGCATTGGCCGTGCAGTGGCGGTGCTGTTCGCACGCGAAGGCGCCGATGTGGCGGTACTGCACCTGGACGAGGCCGAGGACGCGGACATCACCCGCCAGCACGTGGAGCGCGAGGGCGGCCGCTGCGTGGTGATCGCCGGTGATGTGCGTGATCCGCGCTTCTGCAACAAGGCGGTCAAGCAGGTGGCCAAGGCGTTCGGCGGCATCGACATCCTGGTCAACAATGCCGCGTTCCAGCTGCATTGCGCGCGGCTGGAAGACCTGGAAGACGCGCATCTGCAGGAAACCCTGCAGACCAACATCGGCGGTTACATACAGATGGCGCGCGCGGTACTGCCGC contains:
- a CDS encoding SDR family oxidoreductase, whose product is MATTKKTLTRRKASPKVRKGSTATKTAADPDRPRVVKTATRKAAASDPRASRVAARQRRLQDQEKAKDVRAEKKATKKTATQAGARRQPEAMPAQQLAKPGHEHELELAPRFLAPDYTGSGKLRGMRAIVTGGDSGIGRAVAVLFAREGADVAVLHLDEAEDADITRQHVEREGGRCVVIAGDVRDPRFCNKAVKQVAKAFGGIDILVNNAAFQLHCARLEDLEDAHLQETLQTNIGGYIQMARAVLPHLGEGASIINTGSETGIFGSKALIDYSATKGAIHAFTKSLASQLLPRGIRVNCVAPGPVWTPLNPADKPAEDVAEFGKDSDMGRPAQPEELSPAYVFLASPVCASYISGVILPVMGGPRG